In Eucalyptus grandis isolate ANBG69807.140 chromosome 4, ASM1654582v1, whole genome shotgun sequence, the following proteins share a genomic window:
- the LOC104441830 gene encoding geraniol 8-hydroxylase — MDFLVWIFCLCLLWGLSQALSLIVKGSRRSPSNLPPGPPPLPVIGNLLELGNLPHKSLAKLARTYGPIIKLQLGFVTTVVISSPTLAKEILQSHDAIFANRTTPDAITAHDHHQLGLPWIPVSPLFRNLRKIYNSHLLSSKKLDSNQHLRSKKVQELVAYVGKCAHNGDVVNIGEAAFRTTLNSLSNTVFSLDMTDPSTSASELKEVMWQIMAEVGKPNIADYFPVLKKIDPQGSKRRTELYFSKMFDIFDGLIKQRLQLRTQPGATTCNDVLDAILDVVEDKSEDLDISLVKHLFLDFFVAGSETTSSTLEWAMGELLRNPEKLLKAQTELHLVIGKGKKIEEVDISRLPYLQATIKETFRMHPPIPLLLPRKAEADTQVGGFTIPKGAQVLINVWAIGRDPAFWASPNDFMPERFLGSDVDVRGQDFEIIPFGGGRRICPGLPLATRMLHLMLGSLLNAFNWRLEDGVTVENMNMEDKFGITVQRAQPVKAVAVPA; from the exons ATGGATTTCTTGGTCTGGATTTTTTGCCTTTGCCTTCTCTGGGGCTTGTCTCAAGCTCTCTCCTTAATTGTAAAGGGAAGCAGAAGGTCTCCCTCCAACCTCCCACCTGGGCCACCGCCTCTTCCGGTCATTGGCAACCTTCTCGAACTTGGAAACCTTCCCCACAAGTCTCTTGCCAAGCTAGCTCGCACTTATGGCCCCATAATCAAACTTCAGCTCGGCTTCGTAACCACGGTCGTGATCTCTTCCCCGACGCTCGCCAAAGAAATCCTCCAAAGTCATGATGCTATCTTTGCAAATCGCACGACTCCCGATGCCATCACGGCCCATGACCACCACCAACTCGGCTTGCCTTGGATACCCGTTTCGCCTCTCTTCCGAAACCTCAGGAAAATATACAACTCACACCTTTTATCCAGTAAGAAACTTGATTCCAACCAGCATCTTCGCAGCAAGAAAGTGCAAGAGCTCGTCGCTTATGTTGGAAAATGTGCACACAATGGTGACGTCGTTAATATTGGTGAGGCAGCTTTTAGGACTACTCTTAACTCTCTGTCTAACACAGTTTTCTCTTTGGACATGACGGACCCTTCAACTTCTGCCAGCGAGTTGAAGGAGGTCATGTGGCAAATCATGGCCGAGGTTGGAAAGCCTAACATTGCAGATTACTTTCCTGTGCTCAAGAAGATTGACCCACAGGGTTCGAAGCGGCGCACTGAGTTGTATTTCAGTAAGATGTTTGATATCTTCGATGGGCTTATCAAGCAAAGGTTGCAGCTGAGAACGCAGCCTGGTGCCACCACATGCAACGATGTTTTGGATGCTATTCTTGATGTCGTGGAAGATAAGAGCGAGGACCTGGACATCTCTCTAGTCAAGCATCTGTTTCTG GACTTTTTTGTTGCCGGAAGCGAAACCACTTCGAGTACTCTAGAGTGGGCAATGGGAGAACTACTGCGGAACCCGGAGAAGCTATTAAAAGCACAAACCGAGCTCCATCTCGTCATTGGAAAAGGCAAGAAGATCGAAGAAGTCGATATATCTCGCTTACCCTATTTGCAAGCCACCATAAAGGAAACTTTCCGAATGCACCCGCCAATTCCACTTCTTCTCCCTCGCAAAGCCGAAGCCGATACACAAGTAGGTGGTTTCACTATTCCAAAGGGTGCACAAGTGCTTATTAATGTATGGGCTATAGGAAGAGATCCTGCCTTTTGGGCCAGTCCCAATGACTTCATGCCGGAGAGATTTCTAGGATCCGACGTAGATGTCCGGGGACAGGACTTCGAGATCATACCGTTTGGCGGCGGTAGACGGATTTGTCCGGGATTGCCACTGGCCACGAGAATGTTACATCTAATGCTGGGTTCGCTCCTTAACGCATTCAATTGGAGGCTCGAAGATGGTGTCACGGTTGAGAACATGAACATGGAAGACAAGTTCGGGATAACCGTACAACGGGCTCAACCTGTAAAAGCAGTGGCGGTACCGGCATAA
- the LOC104429534 gene encoding LOW QUALITY PROTEIN: subtilisin-like protease 4 (The sequence of the model RefSeq protein was modified relative to this genomic sequence to represent the inferred CDS: inserted 3 bases in 2 codons; deleted 1 base in 1 codon), whose protein sequence is MQLCLKQEKIFSLHTTHSPSFLNLNPGVGLWKDSHFGQGVIIGVLDTGITPGHPSFDDEGMSSPPAKWKGKCTFNATSCNNKLIGARNFVTSTLPPTDEDGHGTHTSSTAAGTFVKNANVLGQALGTAIGVAPHAHLAMYQVCSDVGCPESSILAAMDAAIKDGVNVLSLSLGGGSTPFYADSIAVGAFSAIRKGIFVSCSAGNSGPINTSLSNEAPWILTVGASTIDRTVKATGKLGNGTEYNGESLFQPKXILCERCGGIARIAKGQEVKDAGGAAMILMNDELNGYSTDATNPTATILFKGTIIGNSDAPAVTSFSSRGPSFESPGILKPDIIGPGVSILAAWPFSLDNSSTTKVTFNIISGTSMSCPHLSGIAALLKSSHLDWSPAAIKSANMTTAYQINLGSKPIVDETLLPADIFATGAGHVNPPKADDPGLIYDIKPDNYIPYLCGLGYNDSEIXNITQEKAKCSQLKSIPEAQLNYPSFSIILGSSAQNYSRTVTNVGPTDSSYTYKVDAPEGVDVTVYPSEIKFSMAVQMATYTVGFRRSSGGSVTKPFAQGSLTWVSSDHSVRSPIAVVFK, encoded by the exons ATGCAGTTGTGTCTGAAACAAGAGAAGATTTTCTCGTTGCACACGACTCACTCACCTTCCTTCTTGAACTTGAACCCTGGGGTGGGGTTGTGGAAAGACTCCCACTTTGGGCAA GGCGTGATCATTGGAGTCCTCGACACAGGAATAACACCGGGTCATCCTTCATTCGACGACGAAGGAATGTCCTCTCCCCCTGCTAAATGGAAAGGCAAGTGTACTTTCAATGCCACTTCCTGTAATAACAAGCTCATCGGCGCAAGGAATTTCGTGACCTCTACTTTGCCACCAACCGATGAGGATGGACACGGCACCCACACTTCCAGCACGGCAGCGGGAACTTTTGTAAAGAATGCCAATGTCCTGGGACAAGCCCTTGGCACTGCCATCGGGGTGGCACCTCATGCCCACCTGGCTATGTACCAGGTGTGCTCCGATGTGGGCTGCCCTGAGAGCAGCATTCTGGCCGCCATGGATGCTGCTATCAAGGACGGTGTCAATgtgctctccctctctcttggtGGCGGTTCCACTCCATTCTATGCTGACTCGATCGCTGTCGGGGCATTTTCTGCGATTCGAAAGGGAATCTTTGTGAGCTGCTCAGCTGGTAATAGTGGCCCGATCAACACTTCCTTGTCGAACGAGGCTCCCTGGATTCTCACTGTAGGAGCAAGCACTATTGATAGGACCGTAAAAGCTACCGGTAAGCTAGGAAATGGCACAGAGTACAATGGCGAATCCCTTTTCCAGCCCAA GATCTTGTGTGAGAGATGTGGAGGAATCGCAAGAATTGCCAAAGGGCAAGAAGTGAAGGATGCCGGTGGTGCTGCCATGATTCTGATGAACGACGAACTCAATGGCTACAGCACTGACGCCACCAATCCGACCGCCACCATTTTGTTCAAAGGAACAATTATTGGGAATTCCGATGCACCAGCAGTGACATCGTTCTCTTCCAGGGGCCCCAGCTTTGAGAGCCCAGGAATCCTGAAACCCGACATAATTGGCCCAGGAGTCAGCATCCTAGCAGCCTGGCCATTCTCTCTCGATAACAGCTCGACTACCAAAGTGACCTTCAACATCATCTCTGGAACCTCCATGTCGTGCCCTCATCTCAGTGGCATTGCCGCTCTGCTGAAGAGCTCTCACCTTGATTGGTCGCCTGCTGCCATAAAATCCGCAAACATGACCACTGCATATCAAATAAACCTTGGAAGTAAGCCAATTGTCGATGAAACCCTTCTTCCAGCTGACATCTTCGCCACAGGCGCAGGCCATGTGAATCCACCCAAAGCAGACGATCCAGGCCTTATTTACGACATCAAGCCCGACAACTACATCCCTTATTTATGTGGTTTGGGATACAACGATTCTGAAA GAAACATCACACAGGAAAAGGCCAAATGCTCACAATTAAAAAGCATACCTGAAGCACAGCTGAATTACCCATCCTTCAGCATAATACTGGGCTCTAGCGCCCAGAACTATTCTAGGACAGTTACAAATGTCGGGCCCACTGACTCCTCGTACACATACAAGGTTGATGCACCGGAAGGTGTCGATGTCACGGTGTATCCTTCTGAGATCAAGTTCAGTATGGCAGTGCAAATGGCCACGTATACTGTGGGGTTCCGCAGAAGTTCTGGTGGGAGCGTTACTAAGCCATTTGCTCAAGGATCCCTGACATGGGTTTCTTCAGATCACTCCGTGAGAAGTCCCATTGCTGTTGTTTTTAAATGA